One Beggiatoa leptomitoformis DNA segment encodes these proteins:
- the rbfA gene encoding 30S ribosome-binding factor RbfA — protein sequence MPKEYKRNQRVGELIQRELSDIIRRDINDASLGMITVASVDVSPDLKSAKVYVSLLANKREPAEVVTLLNQAASGLRHELAQRLTTRVTPKLHFLHDGSVEYAIQLSQLIDSVLPADDTSPTDDEHDIKPAT from the coding sequence ATGCCAAAAGAATATAAGCGTAATCAACGTGTTGGCGAGCTTATCCAACGCGAGTTATCTGATATAATCCGCCGTGACATTAATGATGCGAGTTTAGGCATGATTACGGTTGCAAGTGTTGATGTATCTCCCGATTTAAAATCCGCAAAAGTGTATGTCAGTTTATTAGCAAATAAACGCGAACCTGCGGAAGTTGTGACGTTGTTAAACCAAGCAGCGAGTGGTTTACGCCATGAATTAGCACAACGTTTAACAACACGTGTTACACCAAAATTGCACTTTTTGCATGATGGGTCTGTTGAATATGCAATTCAATTGTCCCAACTTATTGATTCCGTTTTACCTGCGGATGACACCAGTCCTACAGATGATGAGCATGATATAAAGCCCGCAACATGA
- the truB gene encoding tRNA pseudouridine(55) synthase TruB, translating to MSKPRRPRRPVHGIILLNKPLGISSNHALQRVKHLFQAEKAGHTGSLDNLATGLLPICLGEATKLSSFLLEADKSYRAECTLGKTTTTGDAEGDILQERSIDTLDLARIQTIIPQFLGEIQQVPPMYSALKHQGQPLYRLARQGISIERPARAVTIYAIEIISFQENRLTIEIRCSKGTYIRTLAEDMGEALGCGAYISALHRIGVGQYQTMLDMDTLTEAAAQGQTALDACLQPLYSALPWWSTVCLSAQQAAAIQHGQAVSLAHDIPVQTWVKLLTTPTPRCDKTDFLGLGEVLADGRIAPRRVFNWLD from the coding sequence ATGAGCAAACCCCGCAGACCCCGCCGTCCTGTACATGGCATTATTTTGTTAAATAAGCCTTTAGGTATCAGTTCTAACCATGCGTTACAGCGGGTTAAACATTTATTCCAAGCAGAAAAAGCAGGACATACAGGAAGCTTAGATAATTTAGCCACAGGGTTATTACCGATTTGTTTAGGCGAGGCCACAAAGTTATCGAGCTTTTTATTAGAAGCGGATAAAAGCTATCGCGCGGAATGTACTTTGGGTAAAACCACCACGACAGGCGATGCTGAAGGCGATATTTTACAAGAGCGTTCAATAGATACGCTTGATTTGGCACGTATTCAAACCATTATCCCGCAGTTTTTAGGCGAAATTCAGCAAGTACCGCCAATGTATTCTGCATTAAAACATCAGGGGCAACCGCTGTATCGTTTGGCACGACAGGGAATCAGTATTGAGCGACCAGCACGAGCGGTCACGATTTATGCGATTGAGATTATTTCTTTTCAAGAAAATCGCCTGACAATAGAAATCCGTTGTTCTAAAGGCACGTATATTCGCACACTTGCAGAGGATATGGGGGAGGCGTTGGGTTGTGGTGCGTATATCAGTGCGTTACACCGTATCGGCGTAGGGCAATATCAAACAATGCTCGATATGGACACACTAACAGAGGCCGCCGCACAGGGGCAAACGGCGTTAGACGCATGTTTACAGCCTTTGTACAGTGCGTTGCCATGGTGGTCAACGGTCTGTTTATCTGCACAACAGGCAGCGGCTATTCAGCATGGGCAGGCAGTCAGTTTAGCGCATGATATACCTGTGCAAACATGGGTAAAGTTGTTGACAACACCTACACCCCGTTGTGATAAAACGGATTTTTTAGGATTAGGTGAGGTCTTAGCTGACGGACGAATTGCGCCACGTCGGGTATTTAATTGGTTGGATTAA
- a CDS encoding GspE/PulE family protein, whose amino-acid sequence MNQVVMPSHSINHESIRPRLGEILITQQIISTDQLKVALTEQKKTQEQLGNILVKLGFVSEAVMRDLLGQTLGQSSIELSKLVVDHESLSLVPKQLARRHCLIPISFDKKNNLLRVAMADVFNVLAIDQLVALLGGNIRVEPLLAGEAEILAAIDHFYGYNLSLDGILHEIETGEVDYQSLAPNREEYSQPLVRLVDALLSDAVKRGASDIHFEPEKGFLRVRYRLDGVLQQIRSLHKSYWSAIAVRIKVLAGLNIAENRIPQDGRISLTLSGRLIDFRVSVQPTIYGENIVLRILDSQRGLLALNQLGLMEDSLNVLKLMIARPEGLILMTGPTGSGKTTTLYSLLNHLNNESVNIMTLEDPVEYALGRVRQTTVNEGVKLDFATGVRSILRQDPDIILIGEIRDEETAEMAFRAAMTGHQVYSTLHTNSAIGAIPRLLDIGIQPDLMADNIIGVIGQRLIRRLCPHCKQPYTPNEMHRRLLGLSANQNITLYRPTGCEQCEQRGYKGRLALMELLRLDDGLQELIAHRATTYDIKHHTQRAGFRALAQEGIRRILDGITSLEEVARVVDLTSQL is encoded by the coding sequence ATGAATCAAGTTGTCATGCCTAGTCATAGTATTAACCATGAATCTATTCGCCCGCGTTTAGGTGAAATTCTTATTACACAACAGATTATTAGTACAGATCAGCTAAAAGTTGCACTGACTGAGCAGAAAAAAACCCAAGAACAATTGGGTAATATCTTGGTTAAACTTGGATTTGTTTCCGAAGCGGTCATGCGTGACTTATTAGGACAAACACTAGGACAAAGTAGTATTGAACTGTCGAAACTGGTTGTTGACCATGAAAGTTTAAGCCTCGTACCTAAACAGTTAGCCCGTCGTCATTGCTTAATCCCCATTAGTTTTGATAAAAAAAATAATTTATTGCGGGTTGCAATGGCCGATGTTTTTAATGTGTTAGCCATTGACCAGTTGGTTGCATTGTTAGGTGGAAATATTCGTGTAGAACCCCTATTGGCAGGGGAAGCCGAAATCTTGGCAGCGATAGACCATTTTTATGGCTATAACCTATCACTTGACGGCATTTTGCATGAAATAGAAACGGGAGAAGTGGATTATCAAAGTCTAGCACCGAACCGTGAGGAATACAGCCAACCACTGGTTCGTCTAGTAGATGCATTATTATCTGATGCGGTTAAACGCGGTGCATCGGATATTCACTTTGAACCTGAAAAGGGTTTTTTACGAGTGCGCTACCGTTTAGATGGCGTATTACAACAAATCCGCAGCTTACACAAAAGTTATTGGTCGGCTATTGCAGTACGTATCAAAGTGTTAGCAGGATTAAATATTGCAGAAAATCGTATCCCACAAGATGGCCGCATCAGCTTAACGCTTTCTGGACGGTTGATTGATTTTCGTGTGTCCGTACAACCAACAATTTACGGAGAAAATATTGTATTACGTATTTTAGACAGTCAACGCGGTTTATTAGCTCTTAATCAATTAGGTCTAATGGAAGACAGTTTAAATGTCTTAAAACTCATGATTGCACGTCCTGAAGGGCTGATTCTAATGACGGGCCCAACAGGGAGTGGCAAAACCACAACACTTTATTCTCTTCTCAATCATCTTAATAATGAAAGCGTCAATATTATGACGTTAGAAGACCCCGTTGAATATGCGTTAGGTCGTGTGCGACAAACAACCGTTAATGAAGGCGTAAAACTTGATTTTGCAACGGGTGTGCGCTCTATTTTACGGCAAGACCCTGATATTATTCTGATTGGGGAAATACGTGATGAAGAAACAGCAGAAATGGCATTTCGGGCAGCAATGACAGGGCATCAAGTGTATTCCACCTTACACACTAACTCTGCAATCGGCGCAATTCCCCGTTTATTAGATATAGGCATTCAGCCCGATTTAATGGCAGATAACATTATCGGTGTTATCGGACAACGCCTTATTCGCCGATTATGTCCACATTGCAAACAACCCTATACACCTAACGAAATGCACCGCCGTTTATTGGGATTATCGGCTAATCAAAACATAACCTTGTACCGTCCAACAGGATGCGAACAGTGCGAACAACGGGGTTATAAAGGGCGATTAGCCTTGATGGAACTGCTACGGTTAGATGATGGTTTACAAGAACTGATTGCACACCGTGCAACCACTTATGATATTAAACACCACACCCAACGGGCAGGTTTTCGCGCCCTAGCACAAGAAGGGATTCGGCGAATTTTAGACGGAATTACCAGTTTAGAGGAAGTTGCGCGGGTGGTGGATTTAACCAGTCAATTATGA
- a CDS encoding tetratricopeptide repeat protein, producing MSLLMDALHQVEHIKLGKPTYGSHENTDTLQWDDSIFNVVPSPTTEDIPPVALASTLTDETHVLEWNQDIIPSAASLVIQVDHEPYSSIPPVKQAIDDKSDLDLIWDEHLTTTIFEEQQVLNDWQMPFDAPVTTTNNSLSTQQQVKNIEENEDVLFLTDDDDELSLPVSETVTYQPENASSSEQVTETLLWDIALLPPKTNTTDTHLANTSQTFDESVEAEDELFLVDENSESTLSEPIVSTQQSEKTSLPEFEQTADTLLWDAALLTAVTPTEIKPNATDLTWDEALFAHENATIADKQHSVHRILSATAQPRSTQHYGLFAVLGCLLAVGGGIAYYNNMLHFNLPSLQADTTHTSIPLQAHARSNFPLPSTQTTITTESIITEQPLIQPATAQLNTHTALASLEKVIKFTTSPLNLFAPKADKPAKKPPVSEAIYKPSEPPRQIAVETDTIKIRRSVANKSNISTDLTNGYTAFKQGNDNAAYQYYRTVLQQDENNRDALLGMAAIASKQAQPALARQYYQRILRQYPQDRIAQAGLIAVLPEQDIEQQKNQLNLLLRETPQSAYLHFSLGNLYVKQGQWRTAQESYFEAYRYDKKQADYAYNLAVSLEHINQPALALSYYMQAVALAAQQSVSFDIQTTQQHIIELNTYAATQQTSALSELATQQ from the coding sequence ATGAGTTTATTAATGGATGCATTGCATCAAGTTGAACATATTAAGTTAGGCAAACCTACCTATGGTTCACATGAAAATACAGATACTTTACAATGGGATGATTCCATTTTTAATGTTGTGCCTTCCCCAACAACAGAAGATATTCCACCCGTCGCATTAGCGTCCACACTGACCGATGAAACACATGTATTAGAATGGAATCAAGATATTATTCCATCCGCTGCGTCTTTGGTGATTCAGGTAGATCATGAACCTTATTCTAGTATCCCGCCAGTTAAGCAAGCTATTGATGATAAATCTGATTTAGATTTAATATGGGATGAGCATTTAACCACCACGATATTTGAAGAACAACAAGTGTTGAATGATTGGCAAATGCCTTTTGACGCGCCTGTAACCACAACAAATAATTCACTTAGCACACAGCAACAAGTTAAAAATATTGAAGAAAATGAGGATGTGTTATTTCTAACAGATGATGATGACGAACTCTCTTTGCCTGTATCAGAGACAGTTACATATCAACCAGAAAACGCATCATCATCGGAACAAGTGACAGAAACATTGTTGTGGGATATAGCATTATTACCGCCCAAAACGAATACGACAGATACACATTTAGCCAATACATCACAAACATTTGATGAATCTGTTGAAGCAGAAGACGAACTGTTTTTAGTCGATGAGAATAGTGAATCTACTTTATCAGAACCTATTGTTTCTACACAGCAATCAGAAAAAACATCACTACCTGAATTCGAACAGACCGCAGATACTTTATTGTGGGATGCCGCATTATTAACAGCAGTAACACCGACTGAAATTAAACCAAATGCAACGGATTTAACTTGGGATGAAGCCCTATTTGCCCACGAAAATGCGACTATTGCAGATAAACAACACAGTGTACATCGGATTTTATCCGCAACTGCTCAGCCACGCTCAACACAGCATTACGGATTATTTGCTGTTTTAGGTTGTTTGTTAGCGGTAGGCGGTGGTATCGCGTATTATAACAATATGTTACACTTTAATCTTCCAAGCCTACAAGCAGACACGACACACACATCGATTCCACTACAAGCACATGCGCGAAGCAATTTCCCCTTACCGTCAACACAAACAACAATAACAACAGAATCAATCATAACTGAACAGCCACTCATTCAACCAGCCACCGCGCAACTTAACACACATACTGCCTTAGCCTCGCTAGAAAAAGTGATTAAATTCACAACAAGCCCTTTAAACTTATTTGCTCCCAAAGCAGATAAACCCGCAAAAAAACCGCCAGTATCAGAAGCTATTTATAAACCCAGTGAGCCACCTAGACAAATTGCGGTTGAAACAGATACGATTAAAATTCGGCGCAGTGTTGCGAATAAGTCTAATATTTCAACTGATTTAACAAATGGTTATACTGCTTTTAAACAAGGCAATGATAATGCTGCTTATCAATATTATCGTACTGTCTTACAACAAGATGAAAACAATCGCGATGCTTTATTGGGTATGGCGGCTATTGCCAGTAAGCAAGCCCAACCTGCACTTGCTCGCCAATATTACCAACGGATTTTGCGCCAATACCCACAAGACCGTATCGCACAAGCAGGCTTGATTGCAGTTTTGCCCGAACAAGATATTGAACAGCAAAAAAATCAGCTCAATTTATTATTACGCGAAACACCACAATCGGCTTATTTGCATTTCAGTTTAGGCAATTTATATGTAAAACAAGGACAATGGCGTACTGCACAAGAATCTTATTTTGAGGCGTATCGATATGATAAAAAACAAGCGGATTATGCATATAACTTGGCAGTCAGCCTAGAACATATTAATCAACCTGCATTAGCACTTTCTTACTATATGCAAGCAGTTGCACTGGCAGCACAACAATCCGTCAGTTTTGACATACAAACAACGCAACAGCATATTATTGAATTAAATACTTATGCGGCAACACAACAAACCAGTGCATTATCAGAACTCGCTACGCAACAATAA
- the pckA gene encoding phosphoenolpyruvate carboxykinase (ATP), translated as MIYKNLSATKLIELSLKRYETSLSKDGALVAMSGRFTGRAAKDKYIVRDANSEKQVDWGTVNQPINSQQFTQLKTKVLEILDGNDRDSFEVESSVGADPRYAMPLVVRTELAYQALFSQIMFREPIPQYSGNPLLEPFYVYVAPSAKADPDADGTHSETFIGINFTTREIVIGGTKYCGEIKKSIFTVMNYYLPQLNVMTMHASANTGDNGKSAVFFGLSGTGKTTLSADATRHLIGDDEHGWSDEGVFNFEGGCYAKAIKLSPKAEPEIWAACHQFGTVLENVVMDTDTHTIDFDSEKITENTRAAYPIATIANHHPTACAGEPTAIVMLACDAFGVLPPVAKLSPEQAMFYFLSGYTAKVAGTEAGITEPQSTFSACFGGPFMVLHPTRYAELLAERIRRSGADCYLVNTGWWKGAYGVGERMPIAMSRRIVNAAISGELASVPFETDPVFGFQVPTALSGIDSANLKMVNTWQDKNAYNTQLLKLAKMFLDNFKKYEGKVSDSLKQAGPKLPEMVQSGEKLAVV; from the coding sequence ATGATTTACAAAAACTTATCGGCTACAAAACTCATAGAACTTTCCCTAAAACGCTATGAAACATCCCTTTCAAAAGATGGCGCACTCGTCGCCATGTCAGGACGTTTCACAGGACGTGCCGCTAAAGACAAATACATCGTCCGCGATGCAAACAGCGAAAAACAAGTCGACTGGGGAACAGTCAACCAACCTATCAACAGTCAACAATTTACCCAACTGAAAACGAAAGTATTAGAAATTTTAGACGGTAACGACCGTGATAGCTTTGAGGTAGAATCCTCTGTTGGTGCAGACCCCCGCTATGCCATGCCCCTCGTGGTTCGAACAGAATTAGCCTATCAAGCACTATTCTCACAAATCATGTTCCGCGAGCCGATACCCCAATATTCAGGCAATCCCCTGTTAGAACCCTTCTACGTCTATGTGGCCCCCTCGGCTAAAGCTGACCCTGATGCAGACGGTACTCATTCAGAAACCTTTATCGGCATCAACTTTACCACCCGTGAAATCGTCATCGGGGGAACAAAATATTGTGGTGAAATCAAAAAATCGATTTTTACCGTTATGAATTATTACCTCCCACAACTCAACGTCATGACCATGCACGCCTCTGCCAATACAGGCGACAATGGCAAATCCGCCGTCTTTTTTGGACTCTCAGGCACAGGCAAGACAACCTTATCTGCTGATGCAACTCGCCATCTTATTGGTGATGATGAACACGGCTGGAGTGATGAGGGCGTATTCAATTTTGAAGGCGGTTGCTATGCCAAGGCCATCAAACTATCCCCTAAAGCGGAACCTGAAATCTGGGCAGCCTGCCACCAATTCGGCACAGTTTTAGAAAATGTCGTGATGGATACCGACACCCACACCATCGACTTTGATTCTGAAAAAATTACCGAAAATACCCGCGCCGCCTACCCCATTGCAACAATCGCCAATCATCACCCTACCGCCTGTGCAGGCGAACCGACAGCAATTGTCATGCTTGCCTGCGATGCCTTTGGCGTATTACCCCCTGTTGCCAAATTAAGCCCTGAACAAGCTATGTTTTATTTCCTCAGTGGTTACACTGCAAAAGTGGCTGGCACAGAAGCGGGAATTACAGAACCCCAAAGCACATTTAGTGCGTGTTTTGGAGGCCCCTTTATGGTGTTACACCCTACCCGTTACGCAGAACTACTTGCCGAACGGATAAGACGCTCAGGTGCAGACTGCTATCTCGTCAATACAGGCTGGTGGAAAGGGGCTTACGGCGTTGGTGAACGGATGCCAATTGCCATGTCCCGCCGTATTGTCAACGCCGCAATTTCTGGTGAACTCGCCAGCGTCCCCTTTGAAACTGACCCCGTGTTTGGTTTCCAAGTGCCTACCGCACTATCAGGCATAGACAGTGCGAATTTAAAAATGGTGAATACTTGGCAAGATAAAAACGCCTACAATACACAATTGTTAAAACTGGCAAAAATGTTTTTGGACAACTTCAAAAAATATGAAGGCAAAGTCAGCGACAGCTTGAAACAAGCAGGGCCTAAATTACCTGAAATGGTGCAAAGTGGGGAAAAACTAGCCGTAGTCTGA
- a CDS encoding response regulator, whose product MPISTSEQLTTLVNHLLDKYKNIEADDQQALRLLCQSVCDVEQGKTDLEISLETMTEHADTFERQLVAARDNLEAEVVVRTRELAEKNEHLKKEIKERQRIEEAQRNNLIFLQTLLDSIPSPIFFKNLAGQYLGCNSAFAETVGLPEEDIVGRTVYDIFVKARADKDDEVDHLLLETQVGQVYEIVAELPDHTMHDYIIHKTRFCSADGKPAGIVGIMVDITERKRSEAALFKAKEEAEQANRAKSAFLANMSHELRTPLNAIIGYSEILQEDLVDMEGEALIPDVKKIHAAGKHLLGLINDVLDLSKIEAGKMDIFTETFDLNGLIQEVVATISPLIQKKENTLKVNTSNPLGNLHADLTKVRQMLFNLLSNAAKFTEQGQIGLTVKRESRDDLDWVVFSVTDQGIGMTPEQIDKLFQPFTQADNSTTRKYGGTGLGLTITKRFAEMMGGNVIVDSNYGKGSTFSIHLPAYVITHVSEKLLGINPKTINKTGGNRVLVIDDDAVVRELLQNYIGKLGYQVTTADSGDQGLKLARESKPDAITLDVMMPGMDGWMVLSALKNDPALTNIPVIVLSMVEEKSIGYSLGATEYITKPIDRDQLGQVLGKYLKDQRQQWLLLVEDDKVTQDMISSQLRKAGWQVETADNGKIALELLAIRKPNLILSDLMMPEMDGFELIKRIRENVQWADIPIIVLTAKDITPEDRQQLNNRVEKIFQKSSYQREDLLNELRFCLMKITTP is encoded by the coding sequence ATGCCGATTTCCACCAGCGAGCAATTAACTACGTTAGTTAATCATTTGCTTGATAAATATAAGAATATAGAGGCGGATGACCAGCAAGCACTACGTCTTCTTTGTCAATCAGTCTGCGATGTCGAACAGGGTAAAACAGATTTAGAAATTTCCCTAGAAACGATGACGGAACATGCAGATACATTTGAACGACAATTAGTTGCTGCACGGGATAATTTAGAAGCTGAGGTTGTGGTTAGAACCCGTGAATTAGCTGAAAAAAATGAGCATTTGAAAAAAGAAATTAAAGAAAGACAACGAATTGAGGAAGCACAACGTAATAATTTAATTTTTCTCCAAACCTTATTAGACAGTATCCCTAGTCCTATTTTCTTTAAAAACCTAGCAGGTCAGTATTTAGGTTGTAATTCTGCATTTGCAGAAACGGTGGGTTTGCCAGAAGAGGATATCGTCGGACGTACCGTTTATGATATTTTTGTTAAAGCACGCGCCGATAAGGATGATGAGGTTGACCATCTATTACTAGAAACGCAAGTCGGACAAGTTTATGAAATAGTAGCTGAATTACCAGACCATACGATGCACGATTATATTATTCATAAAACCCGCTTTTGCAGTGCTGATGGCAAACCTGCGGGTATTGTTGGCATTATGGTTGATATTACTGAGCGTAAACGTTCAGAAGCCGCATTATTTAAAGCAAAAGAAGAGGCCGAGCAAGCCAACCGCGCAAAAAGTGCATTTTTGGCGAATATGAGCCATGAACTCCGCACACCACTCAACGCAATTATTGGTTATAGCGAGATTTTACAAGAAGATTTGGTCGACATGGAGGGGGAAGCCTTAATCCCTGATGTGAAAAAAATCCATGCCGCAGGTAAACATTTACTCGGATTAATCAATGATGTGCTGGATTTATCAAAAATTGAAGCGGGAAAAATGGATATTTTTACCGAAACCTTCGATTTAAACGGACTTATTCAAGAAGTCGTTGCCACCATCAGCCCCCTGATTCAGAAAAAAGAAAATACCCTTAAGGTTAATACCTCTAATCCGCTTGGAAATTTACATGCTGATTTAACAAAAGTCAGACAGATGTTGTTTAACTTACTAAGTAATGCAGCAAAATTTACCGAACAAGGACAAATTGGTTTAACGGTTAAGCGCGAAAGTCGCGATGATTTAGATTGGGTCGTGTTCAGCGTTACTGACCAAGGCATTGGCATGACCCCTGAACAGATTGATAAACTCTTTCAACCATTTACCCAAGCAGATAACTCCACCACTCGCAAATATGGCGGTACAGGCTTAGGTTTAACCATTACCAAACGCTTTGCTGAAATGATGGGCGGAAACGTCATTGTTGACAGCAACTATGGTAAAGGCAGCACTTTTTCCATCCATTTACCTGCTTATGTGATTACCCATGTTAGCGAAAAACTCTTAGGTATTAATCCAAAAACCATCAACAAAACAGGAGGAAATCGTGTTTTAGTAATAGATGACGATGCCGTTGTTCGTGAATTATTACAAAACTACATCGGAAAATTAGGCTATCAAGTAACCACTGCTGACAGTGGTGACCAAGGACTAAAACTGGCTCGCGAATCAAAACCTGATGCAATCACCCTAGACGTTATGATGCCGGGCATGGATGGCTGGATGGTACTGTCTGCATTAAAAAATGACCCCGCCTTAACCAATATTCCCGTTATTGTCCTTTCCATGGTAGAAGAAAAAAGCATAGGCTACTCACTCGGCGCGACAGAATACATCACCAAACCCATAGACCGCGACCAACTAGGACAAGTACTGGGTAAATATCTTAAAGACCAACGTCAACAATGGCTGTTACTGGTTGAAGATGATAAAGTAACTCAAGATATGATTAGTAGCCAACTCAGAAAAGCAGGTTGGCAAGTAGAAACCGCTGATAATGGAAAAATTGCACTAGAATTACTGGCAATACGGAAACCTAATCTAATCTTGTCGGATTTGATGATGCCTGAAATGGATGGTTTCGAACTCATCAAGCGTATTCGGGAAAACGTACAATGGGCTGATATACCCATTATTGTTCTAACTGCCAAAGATATAACCCCAGAAGACCGACAACAATTAAATAATCGCGTAGAAAAAATCTTCCAAAAAAGCAGTTATCAACGCGAAGACCTACTCAATGAACTACGCTTTTGCTTAATGAAAATAACTACCCCATAA